In the genome of Deltaproteobacteria bacterium, the window GAGCAACTCTCCGGCCACGTCCACGATGGCGATGTTTCGGCGCTGCCCCAGAAAGGCCGTGGTCACGACCCGCACCGGCGAGGTCCTGCCCGCCCCTGTCCGCCCGCCCCGCTGGAGCAGCCTCAGGGCGTAGAAGAAGAGGGCCATGACGCCGAGCACGACACCGAGCATCACCAGCGCCTTGAGCAGGTGGTATGCGTAGGACTCCATCATTTGAGCTGCTTTATCCTCTCCATGGGGCTCACTATGTCGGTGAGCCTGACGCCGAACTTCTCGTTCACCACCACGACCTCGCCGCGCGCTATGAGCTTGCCGTTGACGAGCACCTCCATGGGCTCTCCGGCTATCTTGTCGATCTCTAGGACTGAACCCTGGCCGAGCTGGAGGAGGTCGTTTATGACTATCCTGCTGCGGCCCAGCTCCACCGTCACCGTGACGGGGATGTCCATTATGAGCTCCATGTTGGCGACACTGCCGGTGGACGAATCGGCCAGGCTCTTGAACTCGGCCGGCTGGGCGTCGACGGCCGCCTTGGGGTTGAGTACGGTCTTCTCGCCCGAGCCCGAGCTGTCAGCGGCCTGCTGTTCGGCAAGGGCGGCGCCCCACATATCGTCGAGAGACTGGGAGTTCTCTTCCGCTACCGCCTGTTCCTGGTGACCGGTCTCCTCCATGTTACCCCCTTTCCTTGATCGGCCCCAAGAGCTGAACCGAGTAGTTGCCGTCGGTCACTCCGGGCCGCACGTAGAACTTCGGCACGCCCTCGAGCTTGAGCGTGATGCAGTCCGAGGCCTTGCTGTCGAGCTGAATCACGTCGCCTTCCTGGAGATTGATGACATCGCCCATCCTCAGTTTCACCGAGCCGAGCTCGGCCGTACAGTTGAGCGGCACCTTCCTTACCTGATCGGTGAGCCTCTCCACCCAGCGCTGATCCACCTCGACGGACTCGCCCATGAATCCGCCGAAGAGCTTGTCCTTTATGGGCTCGATCATGAAGTAGGGGAGGCAGAAGGTGAAGTTGTGGCTCAGCGTGTCTATCTCCATCCTGAAGGTGATGACGAGCACCACCTCGGATGGAGACATGATGTTTACGAACTGGGGGTTTATCTCCGCCCTGTCGTACTGGAACTCCACGGGATGGACGGGCTGCCAGACCTTGTTGAGCTCCTTGAAGATTATGAGAACGAGCTTCTTTATGACCATGAGCTCTATCTGGGTGAAGTCCCTGCCCTCCACACGGGTGTGGAAACGTCCGTCGCCGCCGAAGTAGTTGTCCACGAGGAGGAAGGCGAGGTTGGGATCGAGGACGAGTATGCCCTGGCCCTTGAGCGGGGGCAGCCTGAATATGTTGAGGCTCGACGGCACATGGAGGTTCTTGAGAAAGTCGCCGTACTTGGACATCTTGATGCCCTCGGTGTTTATGTCCACCATGCGGTTGAGGAAGTTGAAGAGCGGAGTTCTCAGGCTCCTGGTGAACTTGTCGTTTATCATCTCAAGGGTCGGCATCCTGCCGCGCACGACCCTCTCCATGCTCGTAATGTCGTAGGGCCGTATGCCGTCGACTTCCTCGACCTCCTGGGAGGTCTTTATCTCGCCGTCGGAGAGCCCCTTGAGCAGGGCGTCAACTTCAACCTGTGAGAGTATCTGTTCAGACATGCCGGCCTACCTACTGGATAACGAAGTCGGTGAAGTAGACGGTCCTGACGCCCTCGCCGCCGAGGTGCTGGTTGACGCGCGCCACTATCTCGTCGCGCAGCTTGAACTTGCCCTCGACCGTGCCCACGTCGTCATAGCTCTTGCTGCTGAGCAGTATGATGATCGAGTCCCTTATCTGGGGAAGAAGCTTCTTGAGCTCGGCCTCCTGCTCGGGGCTTGCAAGCTCGATGCTCACGTCCACCTTCAGGTATCTCGTGCCGGCGTTGTCCATGAGATTCACGATAAAGGGCCTCATGTCGTAGACGTTGCCCGACGCCCCGCCGCCGTCGTGACCTCCGCCATGCTCCCCGCCTTCGGAGACCGCGGCGCCTCCATGATCGCCGCCCGCGCCCTCATGGGCGCCGTCGGATCCCGAGAGAAAACTCGTGTAGACGAAGAACCCCCCTCCGCCGAGCACCACCGCCGCAGCGGCGATTATCATCAGCATCTTGCCGCCGCCCTTTTTCTCCTTCTCCTCGCCTTCCTTGCCGTTGGCGGACCCGGCAGCCGCTTGTGCAGCCATCGCTCCATACCTCCTTGTGCGGGACGTAATCGGTTAAGGACAGTAGATTCCGACAGAAGAAACTGCAATTGTCGTGCCA includes:
- the fliN gene encoding flagellar motor switch protein FliN, translated to MEETGHQEQAVAEENSQSLDDMWGAALAEQQAADSSGSGEKTVLNPKAAVDAQPAEFKSLADSSTGSVANMELIMDIPVTVTVELGRSRIVINDLLQLGQGSVLEIDKIAGEPMEVLVNGKLIARGEVVVVNEKFGVRLTDIVSPMERIKQLK
- the fliM gene encoding flagellar motor switch protein FliM; the encoded protein is MSEQILSQVEVDALLKGLSDGEIKTSQEVEEVDGIRPYDITSMERVVRGRMPTLEMINDKFTRSLRTPLFNFLNRMVDINTEGIKMSKYGDFLKNLHVPSSLNIFRLPPLKGQGILVLDPNLAFLLVDNYFGGDGRFHTRVEGRDFTQIELMVIKKLVLIIFKELNKVWQPVHPVEFQYDRAEINPQFVNIMSPSEVVLVITFRMEIDTLSHNFTFCLPYFMIEPIKDKLFGGFMGESVEVDQRWVERLTDQVRKVPLNCTAELGSVKLRMGDVINLQEGDVIQLDSKASDCITLKLEGVPKFYVRPGVTDGNYSVQLLGPIKERG
- a CDS encoding flagellar basal body-associated FliL family protein, whose amino-acid sequence is MAAQAAAGSANGKEGEEKEKKGGGKMLMIIAAAAVVLGGGGFFVYTSFLSGSDGAHEGAGGDHGGAAVSEGGEHGGGHDGGGASGNVYDMRPFIVNLMDNAGTRYLKVDVSIELASPEQEAELKKLLPQIRDSIIILLSSKSYDDVGTVEGKFKLRDEIVARVNQHLGGEGVRTVYFTDFVIQ